The following are from one region of the Salvelinus alpinus chromosome 16, SLU_Salpinus.1, whole genome shotgun sequence genome:
- the gpx7 gene encoding glutathione peroxidase 7: protein MLSVLTLLLILFSLNEAKQKDLYTFKVVNSRGRLVSLEKYRGSVSLVVNVASDCGFTEDHYTDLQQLQRDFGPSHFNVLAFPCNQFGQQEPGSDMDIDAFVRRVYGVSFPLFSKIAVVGTGANNAFKYLVEMSGKEPDWNFWKYLIDTDGKVVDAWGPSVSVKELRPKIAEMVRNIILKKKEEL from the exons ATGCTTTCTGTCCTCACATTGCTATTGATCTTATTCAGTCTAAATGAGGCCAAACAGAAAGATTTGTACACTTTCAAAGTTGTTAATAGCAGAGGGAGATTAGTCTCTTTGGAAAAATACAGGGGTTCG GTGTCTCTTGTGGTGAATGTGGCCAGTGACTGTGGCTTCACTGAGGATCACTACACGGACCTTCAACAGCTGCAGAGGGACTTTGGGCCGTCCCACTTCAACGTCCTGGCCTTCCCCTGCAACCAGTTCGGCCAGCAGGAGCCTGGCAGCGACATGGACATTGACGCCTTTGTCCGGCGTGTCTACGGagtctccttccccctcttcaGCAAGATTGCTGTGGTGGGCACCGGGGCCAACAATGCCTTCAAGTACCTTGTGG AGATGTCAGGAAAAGAGCCTGACTGGAACTTCTGGAAGTACCTCATCGATACAGATGGGAAAGTCGTGGATGCCTGGGGGCCCAGTGTCTCTGTCAAAGAACTCCGACCTAAAATAGCTGAAATGGTACGGAATATCATCCTCAAGAAGAAAGAGGAACTTTAA